The Tenacibaculum jejuense genome includes a window with the following:
- a CDS encoding winged helix-turn-helix domain-containing protein has protein sequence MSSVRIIVLLFTVSLISCNSSSTESYFSEIVKVSIRQVGHEILAANKDLTSPVLPVKKVDNATYEIAFPSAIEIEPDKLVKLIETNFKKAKLPEAYIVQVFQCVDNEVAYSYFMKKRVQEGIIPCANRILAKSCYTIRINFTEDVTMSSTNYKSYYIIIVLLIVVTIILLLLFKRKQQRSKNTVVEHEVKLTIGNYSFLPDRNILIRNSNEMNLSKKECDLLLILVENLNQTVKREELTKKVWEDNGVVVSRSLDTYISKLRKKLAEDETIKITNVHGVGYKLIVK, from the coding sequence TTGAGTTCTGTACGAATAATTGTCTTACTTTTTACGGTTAGTCTGATTTCTTGTAATTCATCTTCTACAGAATCTTATTTTTCAGAAATAGTAAAAGTTTCCATCCGACAAGTTGGTCATGAAATACTTGCTGCTAATAAAGATTTAACATCTCCTGTTTTACCAGTAAAAAAAGTTGATAATGCAACTTATGAAATAGCATTTCCTAGTGCTATAGAAATAGAACCAGATAAATTAGTAAAGTTAATTGAAACGAACTTTAAAAAAGCAAAATTACCAGAAGCTTATATTGTACAAGTATTTCAATGTGTTGATAATGAAGTTGCTTATAGTTATTTCATGAAAAAAAGAGTACAAGAAGGTATTATTCCTTGTGCAAATAGAATTTTAGCTAAAAGTTGTTATACAATTAGAATAAACTTCACAGAAGATGTTACAATGAGTTCAACTAATTATAAGAGTTATTATATCATAATAGTATTACTAATTGTAGTCACCATTATTCTCTTGTTATTATTTAAAAGGAAACAGCAAAGAAGTAAAAATACAGTAGTTGAACATGAAGTAAAACTAACTATAGGTAACTATTCTTTTTTACCAGATAGGAATATTCTTATTAGAAATTCTAATGAAATGAATCTATCTAAAAAAGAATGTGATTTACTCTTAATTCTTGTAGAAAATTTAAATCAAACTGTAAAACGAGAGGAACTAACAAAGAAAGTATGGGAAGATAATGGAGTAGTGGTTAGTAGAAGTTTAGATACTTATATTTCTAAATTACGTAAGAAATTGGCTGAAGACGAAACCATAAAAATTACCAATGTTCATGGAGTTGGATATAAACTAATTGTAAAATAA